A stretch of Labrus bergylta chromosome 19, fLabBer1.1, whole genome shotgun sequence DNA encodes these proteins:
- the LOC109994069 gene encoding uncharacterized protein, with protein MIWTWAQYLKMRLCLTEKELKKRWDSLRTQYARYKRLAPPGGSGAQKSSRQQWILNRLQFLEPHTKRRKTRSNRAIRKLADSDSPSDGTSSEAGTRSPLEESSTSLKEPNVCEATTGTCTRLAESTICGEDSRSELLPTTSRSVTPRPRAKRSRRMLDKSASEESAYLLRTIRKSLEGLASEKDTDDIAMYCKNLEKRLRKLPPHVRPYLQHEVDNCLSKYLAYQSQLTQL; from the exons ATGATTTGGACGTGGgcacaatatttaaaaatgcgTCTTTGTCTCACAGAGAAAGAGCTCAAGAAGAGGTGGGATTCTCTGAGAACCCAGTACGCCCGCTACAAGCGACTTGCTCCACCTGGAGGCTCTGGAGCCCAGAAGAGTAGCAGGCAGCAGTGGATCTTGAACCGGCTGCAGTTTTTGGAGCCACacacaaagaggaggaagaccCGTTCAAATCGTGCTATCAGG aaaCTGGCTGACTCTGACTCGCCCTCTGATGGCACCAGCAGCGAGGCCGGAACCAGGTCCCCTCTAGAGGAGTCCAGCACCTCTCTGAAGGAGCCCAACGTCTGTGAGGCTACAACAGGGACATGCACTCGTCTGGCAGAGTCCACCATCTGTGGAGAGGACTCTCGATCTGAGCTGTTGCCAACCACCTCTAGGTCGGTAACTCCCAGGCCTCGGGCGAAGAGAAGCAGAAGGATGCTCGACAAGTCTGCCAGTGAGGAGTCGGCTTACTTACTCCGGACAATCAGAAAAAGCCTGGAGGGTCTAGCTTCTGAGAAAGACACAGATGACATTGCTATGTATTGCAAGAACTTAGAGAAAAGATTGCGGAAGTTGCCTCCACATGTGCGGCCATATTTACAGCATGAGGTGGACAACTGCCTGTCTAAATATTTAGCATACCAGAGCCAGTTAACTCAGTTGTAA
- the LOC136177117 gene encoding uncharacterized protein produces the protein MENERPQLTPEQDALEHIFACKDKPFLEGRYIDASKGRGLFTLKAIDPSMFVVEYRGNIYSVKTTTPKKECPDSLINYLFEFSWSGAQWCIDASAEDRTLGRLVNDDHISPNCEMKKIVIEGKPHLCLFAVKKISLGQEITFNYGDSSYPWRSTESFDGSSSSYTNVCASTSTPRNKGLEDWEAASSDNDDDDLRDSGPSCDRDSFSNTSSQMDFVDDSSLRDLVYPEEMTGKSAMPPANASCSRKDKKAPLSSDKPDADGEYATKSFCYFCGKAAKKMARHLSRHVEEDSKLAEAFSLQINSKERNRILADFRNKGNHKHNQEVLKNDSGALKLRRRRKNKGSSSKTFLHCMYCKSLLMRKEMWRHVRRCPARSTSDSATSGKSKVLGAMAVAEAPLAQNLSADVKKILSDMTQDRIAFAVQNDVLLIKLTEHLSAKYRDDPDKRQYIRQTLREMGRLLLALHEKSISSYQDAIKPTNFYKVVDVVKKLAGFNVKRKSYEKPSLALKFGYSLKKIGAIVAEAEDLDEQMKGDAERFVNMCTEEWTELVSRTALASLKGQRINKASTIPFTRDVQLFYRYIESASVSAVKGLKSKESKQVYTALCRVTLARVSVLNKCAPEVSKMTLKAFQERDDSTQVLSKHFIRINMENITGQNISLLLTSDLVSAINLLVSKRNACGVHKDNPFLFAMPNSSPTSLFHKGHNIRAFSILCRAKNPEHLRGVHFHKHISRVFQILNLENDELDHLAKLLGHNIRADRDYYRLPEAAVELAKIATLIVAMEKGSLEKFKGKSLTEVEIEDELEPDVEQVNSEISDAEEDDELSDYEESLMEISQAEEQTFNNEDSSHSWGSAESNKELKKSRPERKAAAASLVDKSVISF, from the exons ATGGAGAACGAGAGACCACAACTGACTCCGGAGCAGGATGCCCTGGAGCACATATTTGCTTGTAAAGACAAACCCTTCCTGGAGGGGAGGTACATTGATGCCTCTAAAG GGAGAGGACTGTTCACCCTCAAAGCCATTGACCCATCCATGTTTGTCGTTGAATATCGAGGGAACATCTATTCTGTCAAAACCACAACACCTAAAAAGGAATGCCCTGATTCGCtgatcaattatttatttgagtTTTCATGGAGTGGAGCACAGTGGTG CATTGACGCTTCAGCCGAAGACCGGACCCTCGGTAGACTTGTGAATGACGACCACATCAGCCCCAACtgtgaaatgaagaaaatagTGATTGAAGGAAAGCCACACTTGTGCCTGTTTGCAGTGAAGAAAATATCTTTAGGACAGGAGATAACTTTCAATTATGGGGACTCGTCTTACCCCTGGCGTTCCACG GAGTCCTTTGATGGATCCAGTTCTTCATACACTAACGTTTGTGCTTCTACTTCTACACCAAGAAATAAAGGG cTTGAAGACTGGGAGGCAGCGTCCTctgacaatgatgatgatgacctaCGTGACAGTGGACCAAGTTGTGACAGAGAcagtttttccaacaccagcagTCAGATGGATTTTGTGGATGATTCATCTTTAAGAGATTTAGTTTACCCTGAAGAGATGACAGGGAAGTCAGCGATGCCTCCAGCCAATGCTTCATGCTCCCGAAAGGACAAGAAGGCTCCTTTGAGCTCTGATAAGCCCGACGCGGATGGAGAGTACGCCACTAaaagtttttgttatttttgtggtAAAGCTGCTAAAAAAATGGCACGGCATCTTTCGAGGCATGTTGAGGAAGATTCCAAACTCGCTGAAgctttttctttacaaataaatTCAAAGGAACGAAATAGGATACTAGCGGATTTTCGTAACAAGGGGAATCACAAACATAACCAGGAGGTGTTGAAGAATGACAGTGGGGCATTAAAATTGAGAAGAAGACGGAAAAATAAGGGGTCCAGTTCTAAAACATTCCTGCACTGTATGTATTGTAAAAGCTTGTTGATGCGTAAGGAAATGTGGAGGCATGTGCGCAGATGTCCCGCGAGGAGCACATCCGACTCTGCAACAAGTGGCAAATCAAAAGTCCTCGGGGCCATGGCTGTCGCTGAGGCTCCGTTAGCTCAAAATCTATCGGCCGATGTGAAGAAGATACTCTCAGATATGACACAAGACAGGATTGCATTCGCAGTTCAAAATGATGTCCTTCTTATAAAGCTGACTGAGCATCTGTCTGCCAAGTATAGAGATGATCCAGATAAACGCCAATACATCAGACAGACGCTGCGGGAAATGGGACGACTTTTGTTAGCACTCCATGAGAAGTCAATATCAAGCTACCAAGATGCAATCAAACCCACTAACTTCTACAAAGTTGTCGATGTTGTCAAGAAACTCGCTGGATTCAACGTCAAGAGGAAGAGCTATGAGAAACCAAGTCTTGCTTTGAAGTTCGGAtattcacttaaaaaaataggTGCCATTGTTGCTGAAGCAGAAGACTTGGACGAGCAGATGAAAGGGGACGCTGAAAGATTTGTGAACATGTGCACAGAGGAGTGGACGGAGCTCGTCTCCCGCACAGCCCTCGCATCGTTGAAAGGACAAAGAATCAACAAAGCGTCTACGATACCGTTCACGCGTGATGTGCAGCTTTTCTACAGGTACATTGAGTCAGCATCAGTTTCTGCCGTCAAAGGCCTGAAGAGCAAAGAAAGTAAGCAGGTCTACACCGCACTGTGCAGAGTGACTCTTGCACGAGTGTCAGTCTTGAACAAATGTGCCCCAGAGGTTTCAAAAATGACTCTGAAGGCGTTCCAGGAGCGGGACGACAGTACCCAAGTGTTGTCCAAGCACTTCATCAGAATAAACATGGAGAACATAACCGGCCAGAACATTTCTCTCCTGCTGACTTCTGATCTTGTCAGCGCAATAAACCTCCTTGTGAGCAAGAGAAATGCATGCGGGGTACACAAAGACAACCCTTTCTTGTTTGCAATGCCGAACTCTTCACCTACAAGTCTTTTCCACAAAGGACACAACATCAGGGCCTTTTCAATTCTGTGTCGTGCAAAGAACCCAGAGCATCTCAGGGGGGTGCATTTTCACAAGCACATTTCAAGAGTCTTCCAAATCCTCAACCTGGAGAATGACGAGCTGGACCACCTCGCTAAACTGCTTGGCCACAACATCCGGGCTGACAGGGACTACTATCGGTTGCCGGAGGCAGCTGTGGAGCTCGCAAAAATAGCAACTCTCATTGTGGCGATGGAGAAGGGCTCTCTTGAAAAGTTCAAAGGGAAATCTCTGACCGAAGTTGAGATTGAGG ATGAACTAGAGCCAGATGTGGAGCAGGTCAACAGTGAAATCAGTGATGCTGAGGAGGACGATGAATTATCTGATTATGAGGAGAGCT